TGCTCTTGATTTTCTCCTATGCCACCATTGTTGCCATGCTCCAGTCACCAGCCTTTGGGTGACTGCACTGGAGAGACAGGTGGAAGGAACAAGACAGTGGTGTCAGCAGGGCCAGAATTTCCCAGGAGAGATTTCAGTTCaagcctgggagaagagatgcATCCTTTGCATCCGGGGGTGCTGCCTGGGCTCCCACatgtgagcaggagctgtgactTCCTGTGTGACAAGGGGTGGCACCTGCTGTACCCATACCTCAGGGTGGGCAGGCTGCAGGTGCAGACCATGCTGTCGGGTGGGAGTTGTGGCAACACGGTCCTTGGAGCATGGCAGCTGCCTGGGCATCTTTCCaacatccctgccctctgttcCCACCACCCTTTCAGGacgggctggagctgtgctggaccCTGGTGCAAGGCTGGTGTGGGCATTGCTGGGGGTGTCTGGGCCCCCCTTGTCGAGCTGCCCATCTATGTTTTCTCTGGgccacagagctgtgcactGTGCTGCAGGACCCCCTCCCATGCTGTCTGCTTGGGCAACATGTGGGGAGCTCTTCTGTGTGCTCCTGATCACATGGAAGGTACCAGGACATGGTTTGCCTCTTGGcttgccagggcaggagcctgggAGCCCCTCTGCTGTTTCCATCCACAGCTCTCTCACATCTTGgtcctgggcaggagggctgtgtgctggcagATGGGCCGCTCCATTCTTTAATGTATTTTGTGTTGTGTTTCTTCTGATCTGGCCTTGCACCACTACAAAGAACATAATTCCTGGTTTGCTCTTTGCTTCTGCTCATCACGCAGAGCCTTCTCCCAGACAAAGACCAACCTGTGTGTCTTGCTACCTGTCCTCCTGCTACCTGTGTCACTGAGCAGTGCTCTGCCTGATGACTGTGAGTGTCCCTCTGACAGCACCAAGCTGGGAGAGGGATCTCTGCCTCTTGCAGAGCCTGGGCTTATCTGGGGTGTGCtactgcagcaggggctgctctgggaagagCTAAGCAGAGCGTGTCTCCTGCAGGTAGTGAAGATGTCCAGCAGCGACCCTGAGTGCCCCCAGTTCCTCTTTGTGAAGGTGCTGGCAAGCCGAGGGCGGCTGGAGGCGGTGACCCAGCAGATGGGCTACCACCCCCAGTACCTGGACAGCTTCCTCAAGACGCAGCACTACCTGATGCACATGGATGGCCCTCTGCCCTTTGACTGCCGGCACTACATCGCCATCATggtgagccctgctgggagctgccagaggggagaggggctctgctcagccctgtgagGCTCTCCTTAACCTCCAGCAGATAGCCTGTGCCGTGGGCTTCTCATCAGGGGCCAAAATCACAATGTCCTGGAGGTTGAGGTGGTTGTGGGAGCCTGTCGTGCTGGGGCAGTAATGCTGATGTGCTGCtcttgcaggcagcagctcgGCACCAGTGCCGGTACCTAGTGAACCTGCATGTGCTGCAGTTCCTGCGGGCAGGGGGGGACCCCCAGTGGCTGCGCGGCCTCGAATTCATCCCCCCCAAACTCCGCAACCTCAATGAGATCAACAAGATCCTGGCACACCGGCCATGGCTCATCACAAAGGAGCACATTGAGGTACTGGGAAGGGCTATCAGCCAGGGACCAGGatggcagtggggacagcagcatccccaggggctgccagcaccctgcccACCTGCCTGTGTCACATTGCTGGTCTGTCCATgttctgcagaagctgctgaagaTCAGCGAGTGGAGCTGGTCACTGGCGGAGTTGGTGCACGCCGTCGTCCTCCTGGCACACTGCCACGCACTTGCCAGCTTTGTCTTTGGCTGTGGCTGCGAGCAggatgaggggctggggggccgAGGCTCGCTGAAGCCACTGTCACTCGGGAACCAGTGCTTCTGTGAGGCCACTGCCGGCAACAGCTacggccaggagctgctgcgcATCAACCGCAAGCGGGTGAGCCCCCGAGGGTGGGTGTGCAGGGGATGGGGGGACGCTGCTGGGACCACTGCCCTCACGCCCAGGCCTGTGTCTGTGCAGTCCCTGGACTCCTGCATGGAGCTGGATTCCCTCCGGGAACGCATGCAGCGGATCCATGTGGAGACTGAGGGCAGGGATGAGatgaggctgctgcagcaggaccgAGAGGAaggtgaggggcagggagcagaggcaggtgtGTAGGGTGGGAGTTCATACGGCACACCTGTGTGTTTGTTGCTCCTCTATGCCTTACATTTTCCATGGTGTGTGGTTCAGAGGGGCTCATGGGATGCATGTGGGGCAGAGCAAGGGCTGGTTGATGTGGCTGGGAACAGGGCAGCTGAGCATTGCTCTgacccagctgcagggctctcccCTCTTGCAGATCCTGACAGCGAAGTCACCGCTGCCACCAACCTTGCATGCTACATGCAGGACCCTGACTTTGGATACCAAGACTTTGCCCGGCGTGATGAGGATCAGACGCAGGTATTCAGAGTCCAGGTAAGACTTCTGTTCTCTGGGTGGGCAGCAGCTTGggctgccccttccctcccaTAAGTAGTAGCAGAGTTGCCCATGCAGACTGGCCCTGCCCCACTAGGGTTGGGAAGAGAGAGGTGACTTCTGTCCCCAAGGGttgatgatttttttcacaTGGCCCTCATGGAGGCAAGGGTAAAAATCATTCAAAAGCTGCTTGATAAGGGATGTGGTTTGGGCAGAGCTACCTCCAGAGCATATTCATTGAATTCTTTTGCTTCCTGAGGTCTCCAGCCCTTCTTCCTGGGAACATGCTCCAAGCTCCTTTTTGCAATTGCAAAATCCTCTTGCTGTGCTCAACAGGACTACTCGTGGGAAGACCATGGCTTCTCACTGGTCAACCGGCTCTACTCCGACATTGGGCATCTCCTGGATGAGAAGTTTAGGATGGTGGATGgtctgcagagcagtgccatggcCAAGCGGCAGGGCTGTGAACCCTCTGTTTTCAAGCGGGGCATCTGGAACTACATCCACTGCATGTTTGGCATTAGGTAGGGAAACCAATCTCACGGTCCAGGGCAAGAAACTGAGCTGGCCTGGGCAGGAAGAGGGTAGGGCACTCAGTCTGTCATCCACATGAGCATGGAGAAGGGACAGAGGTGAATCCCCTGCCTGAATGTTGAGACAGGCAGGGAAGAGATACTGAACTGCTCTGGCCCGGGCAGAGGGCTTTGGGGTAGGTTTTGGTGCCTCGTGGCTGTTGCCATGTGCCCCCCTGCCCTGTGGCTGTGCCATGCCCCGAGCAGGCCACAGGCAAGGTGCTGGCCGTGACTtccccctgtgctccccacagGTACGATGATTATGACTATGCAGAAGTGAATCAGCTCCTGGAGCGAATGCTCAAAGTTTACATTAAAACTGTAACCTGCTACCCAGAGAAGACAAACTCAGAAATGTTTGacaggttctggaagcagttCAAGCACAGTGAAAAGGTGGGATAGTTGGcccctggctctggctgtggtGAGGCTGGgagtgggcaggggctgcaagCTGGGGTGCTTTGGGGGTGTATGGGAGATCTTTGAGCCACCAAACCAGTCTGAGGCAGGTGGGGGGAATGGAACTGTTTGTAAGGAGTTGGATTTAGTGTGGCATGGGGCTGCCCACTGTGATGAAACCAggggcaccagcagcacaggcatCTCCAAGGTCATTACCCCAGTGGTGAGTGCTTCCTGGCGAGCCCTCTTTCAAGCTGTAAc
This sequence is a window from Haemorhous mexicanus isolate bHaeMex1 chromosome 14, bHaeMex1.pri, whole genome shotgun sequence. Protein-coding genes within it:
- the LOC132333788 gene encoding sestrin-3-like isoform X1 translates to MIVCPQSVEHPRGSRCPRLPGQVVKMSSSDPECPQFLFVKVLASRGRLEAVTQQMGYHPQYLDSFLKTQHYLMHMDGPLPFDCRHYIAIMAAARHQCRYLVNLHVLQFLRAGGDPQWLRGLEFIPPKLRNLNEINKILAHRPWLITKEHIEKLLKISEWSWSLAELVHAVVLLAHCHALASFVFGCGCEQDEGLGGRGSLKPLSLGNQCFCEATAGNSYGQELLRINRKRSLDSCMELDSLRERMQRIHVETEGRDEMRLLQQDREEGLSPLADPDSEVTAATNLACYMQDPDFGYQDFARRDEDQTQVFRVQDYSWEDHGFSLVNRLYSDIGHLLDEKFRMVDGLQSSAMAKRQGCEPSVFKRGIWNYIHCMFGIRYDDYDYAEVNQLLERMLKVYIKTVTCYPEKTNSEMFDRFWKQFKHSEKVHVNLLILEARMQAELLYALQAITQYMIS
- the LOC132333788 gene encoding sestrin-3-like isoform X3, with the translated sequence MTVVKMSSSDPECPQFLFVKVLASRGRLEAVTQQMGYHPQYLDSFLKTQHYLMHMDGPLPFDCRHYIAIMAAARHQCRYLVNLHVLQFLRAGGDPQWLRGLEFIPPKLRNLNEINKILAHRPWLITKEHIEKLLKISEWSWSLAELVHAVVLLAHCHALASFVFGCGCEQDEGLGGRGSLKPLSLGNQCFCEATAGNSYGQELLRINRKRSLDSCMELDSLRERMQRIHVETEGRDEMRLLQQDREEGLSPLADPDSEVTAATNLACYMQDPDFGYQDFARRDEDQTQVFRVQDYSWEDHGFSLVNRLYSDIGHLLDEKFRMVDGLQSSAMAKRQGCEPSVFKRGIWNYIHCMFGIRYDDYDYAEVNQLLERMLKVYIKTVTCYPEKTNSEMFDRFWKQFKHSEKVHVNLLILEARMQAELLYALQAITQYMIS
- the LOC132333788 gene encoding sestrin-3-like isoform X2 encodes the protein MIVCPQSVEHPRGSRCPRLPGQVVKMSSSDPECPQFLFVKVLASRGRLEAVTQQMGYHPQYLDSFLKTQHYLMHMDGPLPFDCRHYIAIMAAARHQCRYLVNLHVLQFLRAGGDPQWLRGLEFIPPKLRNLNEINKILAHRPWLITKEHIEKLLKISEWSWSLAELVHAVVLLAHCHALASFVFGCGCEQDEGLGGRGSLKPLSLGNQCFCEATAGNSYGQELLRINRKRSLDSCMELDSLRERMQRIHVETEGRDEMRLLQQDREEDPDSEVTAATNLACYMQDPDFGYQDFARRDEDQTQVFRVQDYSWEDHGFSLVNRLYSDIGHLLDEKFRMVDGLQSSAMAKRQGCEPSVFKRGIWNYIHCMFGIRYDDYDYAEVNQLLERMLKVYIKTVTCYPEKTNSEMFDRFWKQFKHSEKVHVNLLILEARMQAELLYALQAITQYMIS